The genomic region TCAAGCCATATCTCTCTCCAGCGTTCCTGAGAACGTTTAGCCCGGTCGTGGCAAGAATTCCCTCAGTGACCAGGTGGAACCTGGTGACTATCCTCTGAATATCCCCGCTCTCAAAATCCTTCATAAGTTCGTCAAAGAAGTCAATATATGAGCTAGGTAGTTCCACTTCGGATAGTGGATCATCCCTGAAATAACTCTCAAAGAATTCGAAATGATCAAGCTCCTCCTGGTACTGCTGGGGTGAATATCCCCTCACGTTACCCACGAACTTCATGGATAGGGGCTTAAGAATGCTCCACCGGCTCATGTACCTCTTGGGATAAAAATGGGCTGATAAATACCTTATACCAA from Metallosphaera sedula DSM 5348 harbors:
- a CDS encoding ferritin family protein, encoding MDLNWNQIPEEVRFGIRYLSAHFYPKRYMSRWSILKPLSMKFVGNVRGYSPQQYQEELDHFEFFESYFRDDPLSEVELPSSYIDFFDELMKDFESGDIQRIVTRFHLVTEGILATTGLNVLRNAGERYGLTRFTQGIKHIIEDEARHINFGLSLVTDKTFALRRLNEIYPQAVKIVSDGRKHLEALTPFPDIVKMMEELRRAREVQLKI